TGCTGAGATTTCACGAAGGCTTAAGGTTTCGGTCATCATCAGTAAAGCGATGATTGAAAGTCCCATGGCAACTTCATATGAAATCATTTGTGAAGCAGCACGCATGGCACTCATCAGGGAGAATTTGTTATTGGAAGCCCAGCCTCCAATCATAATTCCGTATACCCCAACAGATAAAACGCCAAATACATATAAAATAGCCACATCAATGTCCGTCGCCTGTAAGATTACATCACGACCAAAAAGGTGTAATTTATCCCCCCATGGAATTACCGCACTCGTCATCAGTGCCACACTCATCGAAATGGCAGGACCGATAATGAATAGGAATTTATTTGGGGTGTTGGGTAAAAATTCTTCTTTGGAAAACAATTTAAGACCATCGGCCAAAGGTTGCAGCAACCCTCCTTTACCAGCTCTGTTCGGGCCAATACGATCCTGGAGCCAGGCGGCTACTTTTCGCTCTGCTAATGTGGAATACATCGCCATCACCATCGTAATGGCAAAAATGATGACAATGAAAATCCCTTTTTCTATAATGATTGCACTATCCATTGCTTAAACGTTTCCTTTTTTAAAAACTTCTTCTTCGTGTTGGTCCAGTGGAACCGCAGGCATACTGATCTTTTTACGATCCTGGTCACGCCCTTTTAATATATTTTTTTCAGTTTCAATAACAACTGTATCCAGTTTACTGGTATAGTTATTTTGGTTGATTACTGAATCTTTTTCAAATTTACGAGGCCCTTCAATCACCCAGTCTTTAGGATCTTTATGGTCAAAACGGCATTCGTTGCAGATGAATTCTTCTACTTCATGGTACTCGTCCTTACGTCCGGTTACCCTTT
The Flavobacterium kingsejongi genome window above contains:
- the nuoH gene encoding NADH-quinone oxidoreductase subunit NuoH, giving the protein MDSAIIIEKGIFIVIIFAITMVMAMYSTLAERKVAAWLQDRIGPNRAGKGGLLQPLADGLKLFSKEEFLPNTPNKFLFIIGPAISMSVALMTSAVIPWGDKLHLFGRDVILQATDIDVAILYVFGVLSVGVYGIMIGGWASNNKFSLMSAMRAASQMISYEVAMGLSIIALLMMTETLSLREISAQQSGMHWNVFYQPIGFIIFLVCSFAETNRTPFDLAECEAELIGGYHTEYSSMRMGFYLFAEYASMFISSTILSVLYFGGYNYPGMQWAVENWGVNPANVIGILVLFAKICFFIFFFMWVRWTIPRFRYDQLMRLGWKYLIPIAIANIIVTGIVILLFDGR